The nucleotide window AGCATTCTCCTGAACACATCATCCTGAACCTTGACTGCCCAAGCCACTTGGCCTGTCCCTGATGGCACCACGGCCTCTTGGTACATCTTGCCTGCTCGGCCTCTGGGCAGACAAGCCTAGCACAGAGGCTGGACCATGCTGCAAACACAGTCCCTGCTGAAGGCCATCATACTTACTTGGAGAAGTTAAATTTGGTGAAGTTGACGgtgttttttataaaaagagtaaaattcTCAGCCTCAGCCAGAAGAGGTTTCCTGGAAAACAACCACAAATGAACTCAGTTTTTGCACAGTGGCCAAGACATGTTCCCATTCCTGTTGCTCTACACTTTCTTCCATGATCCCAGGACTTGGGTTACTATGGACAACTGCAAGCAACGTTCTTGTGTGAAGTCCTCTGGGCTTAAATGACCAGTAGGTCAACGTCACAGCCAAAGACCACCCTCAGCTTGGCTACCTCTGGGCAGGTAGGATCAGGATACCAATTACACAGACCACAAAGGGCAGCAACCAAAGCACGGCTCTGCAGAGACTGCTCTTGCCACCCGCTATCCTCTGACCCTGTACTGTACCTGGGCAGGGTGTTGTTCTCCACGGGGCACCAGCCATAGATCTCACAGGTGGAATGGGTTGCATTGAACATCacacattttccagtttttatcCCTAGAAATGAGACAATGTGCATCATTTACCACTCTCTTAATGAAACgtttcctctgcagctcctgaacCACAAAGATGACCCTGGcatcattttcagtgttttccccCATCCAAAAGCTTTGCTGTGAAACTCTCCCTTCAAGGCCAGGTGGCTGTTTTACAAAGACAAAGAaactgggtgctgctgctgactcGGTGCCTGTCCAGCAGTGCCTttcctgccaggcagctgctgaagcCACCTACTCCCTGGAGGGAAACAAATTGCAGGGGGTAATCCGGCACACAAAGCTCTGTCAACCAACCTAAAGGTGAAATATCCCTTTTTTAGGTGAACTCACATGGCTTTCTAATATTAATCAGCATGAAATAAAATCCAGGTTTTATTATGAAAGGAAAACCTGCTGAACACAAAGCACATTGTTTTCAATTCCAGCAGCCaacatcaaaaacaaagcaactctATatttgctgctgacagcagctttTGCCAGAACCACCTGTTCTCCTGGCAGTATCAGGTTTTATCAAGAATAAATGGTTGGAAAGACCTTCAGTGCACACTTACAAAAGCACTGAACTTGTGCAGTTAGGCACCTCTGTGAATCTGTTTAACGAGCATGAGGTATTAAAACTTCgaaattattactattatttttagcaaaacaCCCAGTACCATTGCCATGAACCACTGGGTTTCCCACGGGACAGTCCACATCTTCTGTGCACATCCCATCTAGCACAGAGGGGCTCTGAGAGAGACAGAACAGAAGTGCTGTTACTCTGCTGCGCAGCCAGTTAAGGCCACGCAGCCACTTACCCACGTTTCTGTGCAgttgctcctgctcctctgtgcaTGTTCCCAACACTTACAAGAGACATGCACCATTTCCAAAACAgcaccctgggcagcctgcaggtTGAGGAGGGAGGCATCTCCAAAGGGCAATCCTTTCTGCCTGTCTGGGGTGCTCAGCGCTTCTGCCTTGGCAGCAAGGGAAGCCTTGGGTGCTAGCTCAGACCTCTTGGCTAGCACTGGGAACAAGCACAGTCAGGTTTGGGAGGACCTTTTTTTGGGCAGAACCTAGAGTATTTTGTAAAGCACCATCACAGTTCCCCCAGGGATGGGATGAAGAGTCCTCAAATACAGCGTAAGAAGCTTTACAGCAGAGATTGAAAGCTTCACCCCTACTCAAAACATCTGAGCATCTGAGACCTGCTGTGCATAAACTGTTGAAACTTCAGAGCTGAaaggttaaataaaaaataaatattcttggGTACAGAATTACTTTACTCTTAATCTTTATCAGAAGCAACTGCTGATTCCCAACTGCTGATTCTCAACAGCTGTACAGCCACACACCAGGGCCAGGAAGCAAAGCAAATCTTGGAGAGCAAACCACCAGTAGCATAAGATGTGAACAACCAGGGATAAGGCTTCACCCCAAAATCCAACAACCATCTCGCACTGAGAACACGGTCCTCCGTTACCTGGGACAACGTGACACTCACAAGCACCTGGTGCTGTAAGAGCTGGGTACAACTAGATGTGCTAAACACCGCAATCTATGTGAAATGTTCCTTTAGCCTCAGAGCCTGCGTCTGGACAAGGCTGACTAATGCCTTGTAGCTCTAAGGCTATTTTGGTCATCTTGATTAACCTTCAGAGCTCCTTGTAAAGAGAAGCAGAGGGTTTTCAGTCACTCAAAGCACTGGAGATCAGTATGGAATGCTTTCCCTAGGAGACATGCCACTGAGCTCAGCACAGACATCACCTGCTAAAAAAACCTCACCTGTGTGAGGGTGCTGGCTATGACTTCAGCATAAGTTCCCTTTTGTTTTGCAACTTGGGTAGTGCCAAGAACAAAATCACCCAGTAATGCACACGTTGCCAAATGCTTATCAGTCAATCAGAACACACCTTTGTATTAATTTGCCCTGCATCCAGCTGCACCTGCTCCCTGATCTGCCAGCAAGGAGTACTTTGGTAATTAAACTTTGCAGGAGGATCTGAATATTCTCAAAAGCTGCCACTGctatattttcaaagctttccAAACAGACATTTCAGCCACAGCCTGAAAACCAGGACTGAGAAGCTACTGGAGAGAGAGCAACACAGGGTGAAGGCTCTCACGGGCATCCAGAAAATCAACAACAGGATTAAATGCTCTGCTGTCTACCTGGCTGGCAGACTGGAAAAATAAGCATCCAGAAATGCCAGTGACCACACACGCCAAAGCTCTGAAACACTCTATGGCATACATTTTCCTCTGAGGACATCCCTGCAGCTATCAGTGCTTTAGGAATCCTcgagctgggagctgcacagAAGCCCACAGCAAAAGCCAAGAGGAGCATTAGGACAAACAGTGCTTGGCTCTGGCACAAGGGGACAGCAATGGCTTAGCTTAAAGAACATTTGCTCCTGTCTACCAAACAGGGTCCAGCCTGGGACAGTTGGCTGGCCTGAATCCAGCCTTACTGGGAAGATTTCTCTCACTAAATATATACCACTGAGTGACTGCTGATTGGGAAACCACCTAGCCCTTGTGTTCCATTCCTCCTAAGAGCAGGACACTATGATGAATAGATACTAGCACTGCAGTAGggtattaaaaaggaaacagaggtgTCCATGGAGTGTGTGTTCAAAAGtatcacagaaaacagcagaacagaGGTAAGAGAAGCAAATCTTCATGCCAAGTGAACAAGTCAAGGACATACATGACTGCAGGAGGTACATGGGTAATAGAAAAGTATTAGCTGGGGCTGGCGTGATGATGGTGCTGATGCTAGGACATATGGAATAAGGATGAGGCAATGCAGCGTCACCAACCTTCAGGAAGCCCAGACAGCTGCGGAGGACCCAACAGCCTGTGTCCCTCGTCCTTCTGGTCTCAAGTGGTCCTGGCTGGACTGCTCAGTTACGTGCCTTGGTTCATGCAGGGAGGCGAGTGAGCGCAAACAAGCACGCAAAATTTGGAGCAACTAGAACATGGGAAATCAGCTGCGTTTGTCCCTTGTACACATCGCAGGCCTAGGCTACCCGACAGCACGGCTCATTTACCTCGGGGCAGGTGCCTTGGGCTTGCTTGGCTGTGGCAATGAAGTTGGTGACCAGAAAAAGCACGTTTTCCCCCTAGGAGGCAAGAAGACACCTTCAGCACCGCATCGACACCGTGATGGTTTTCCAGGAAGCTTCGGAGCTCGCAATCCTTGCTGGCTGCGGAGCTGCTCCCTTCATGGGGCCCTTACTACAGCCTCGCAGTGCTCGCCCCGGACCCACCGGGATCGGGACCGGGACTGGGATCGGTGCCTACCTGAGGAGGACTCGCATAATCGACCGCATCCCAGAGCCGGCTGCTCGCGTCCTTGCTCCGTGTGACCGAGACCCCCTTCATCTTGGTGATGACCGAGACGTGAGGGGCTGCATCCGTGTCCTGGTAGCCCCTCcgcaccaccagcacccacctGGGGACGGTGCGGTGCAGTGAGCCCATCCCCGTAACCCAACCCAGCCACCTCGGGGAAGGAGCCGCTCGCCCTTACCCGAGCAGGTAGCCCAAGACGGCGAGCTGCAGCAGGCGGTGCAGCAGCCCTACCCGCCGGTTCCGTGTCAGGGCGAATTTCTCCGTCTTGTAGTCCAGCAACCCGCAGCACAGCGCCGCCGCCAtggcagcaccaccagcagcagcagcagcagcagcagcaacgcGGAGCCCCACAGTGGCTCACGAGATGGCGGCGGAGGAGCCCTCGGGCACCGCTGAGGCTCCCGGTGAAGCTCTCCGAGCCTCTCTCTGTCCTCCCGGCCCTCTGGCAGCCCCCCGAGCGGCTGGGGGGAGCTCGTACTTGGCGGCGTGCCGGGCCTGCGGTGTCAGCCCGGCCTCCTGCCTCCTGCGGCGGCCGCCGGGCACCGCCATCCCCCTGCGGCACCGGGGGCTGGGCCCACGGGTGAGGGGAGCCTGCAGTGGGCCGGGGGTGGTCTGTGCCTTCTGTCCTTTGCCCCGTTATACCCCCTTCCCGATACCCCATCCGTTATCTCCTCCCATTAACCCCCTTCCCCTGTTATCTGCCCTTCCCCCGTTATCCGCCCTTCCCCTGTTATCCCCCCTTTCCCTTATCCCCCCTTTCCCTTATCCCTCCTTCCCTTTATCTCTTCCCTTTATTCCCCCCTTCCCGTTATTCCCCTTCCCCGTTATCCCCCCTTCCTGTTAACCCCCCTTCCTGTTATTCCCCTTCCCGTTATCCCACTTCCCCCATTATCCCCCCTTTCCCTTATCCCCCTTTTCCCTTATCCCCCCTTTCCCTTATCCCCCTTCCCATTATCACCCCTTCCCATTATCTCTTCCCTTTATTCCCCCTTCCCATTATCCTCCCTCCCCATTATTCCCCTTCCCCCGTTGTCCTCCCTTCCTGTTATTCCCCCTTCCCATTACCTCTTCCCATTATCTCCCCTTCCCCTGTTATCCCCCTTCCCCTGTTATCTCCCCTTTCCTCATTATCCCCCGTTCCCGTTTGGCACCTGGCTTTGGGGAGCAGTGGCAGTGGTGGGGCTCAGAGCAGGAAAGCGTCTCCTTCCCGGGACCTGGAGGGTGAGATGTGCAAACATCGCTTTGGCATGCTTCCCTTGGGATCGAGAACTTTATCCTGCATTTTATAACTTGAACCC belongs to Aythya fuligula isolate bAytFul2 chromosome 17, bAytFul2.pri, whole genome shotgun sequence and includes:
- the P2RX6 gene encoding P2X purinoceptor 6 isoform X1 — encoded protein: MAAALCCGLLDYKTEKFALTRNRRVGLLHRLLQLAVLGYLLGWVLVVRRGYQDTDAAPHVSVITKMKGVSVTRSKDASSRLWDAVDYASPPQGENVLFLVTNFIATAKQAQGTCPESPSVLDGMCTEDVDCPVGNPVVHGNGIKTGKCVMFNATHSTCEIYGWCPVENNTLPRKPLLAEAENFTLFIKNTVNFTKFNFSKGNTLQTNDPTYFKSCTYDPFFNPSCPVFRIGDVVEAAGETFGDLALLGGSISIRIEWNCDLDQPTARCQPQYSFILVDRRYNFRTASYYWDSQRRPYRSLMKLYGIRFDISVHGQAGKFGIIPAAVSFGTGIAFFGAATVVCDLVLLYLDTKADFYWKEKFEEAKPPKGKTEAAADPQWADQDIRNAQ
- the P2RX6 gene encoding P2X purinoceptor 6 isoform X3, with the protein product MAAALCCGLLDYKTEKFALTRNRRVGLLHRLLQLAVLGYLLGWVLVVRRGYQDTDAAPHVSVITKMKGVSVTRSKDASSRLWDAVDYASPPQGENVLFLVTNFIATAKQAQGTCPESPSVLDGMCTEDVDCPVGNPVVHGNGIKTGKCVMFNATHSTCEIYGWCPVENNTLPRKPLLAEAENFTLFIKNTVNFTKFNFSKGNTLQTNDPTYFKSCTYDPFFNPSCPVFRIGDVVEAAGETFGDLALLGGSISIRIEWNCDLDQPTARCQPQYSFILVDRRYNFRTASYYWDSQRRPYRSLMKLYGIRFDISVHGQATVVCDLVLLYLDTKADFYWKEKFEEAKPPKGKTEAAADPQWADQDIRNAQ
- the P2RX6 gene encoding P2X purinoceptor 6 isoform X2; its protein translation is MAAALCCGLLDYKTEKFALTRNRRVGLLHRLLQLAVLGYLLGWVLVVRRGYQDTDAAPHVSVITKMKGVSVTRSKDASSRLWDAVDYASPPQGENVLFLVTNFIATAKQAQGTCPESPSVLDGMCTEDVDCPVGNPVVHGNGIKTGKCVMFNATHSTCEIYGWCPVENNTLPRKPLLAEAENFTLFIKNTVNFTKFNFSKGNTLQTNDPTYFKSCTYDPFFNPSCPVFRIGDVVEAAGETFGDLALLGGSISIRIEWNCDLDQPTARCQPQYSFILVDRRYNFRTASYYWDSQRRPYRSLMKLYGIRFDISVHGQAGKFGIIPAAVSFGTGIAFFGAATVVCDLVLLYLDTKADFYWKEKFEELLELGG